A single window of Drosophila suzukii chromosome 3, CBGP_Dsuzu_IsoJpt1.0, whole genome shotgun sequence DNA harbors:
- the LOC108020501 gene encoding uncharacterized protein encodes MIQLQHPPEMANHMWSIIVVLLVLEQLVAESVAANLAQLVKKQSQQKQVQSSQAGQQPGQQLPQGQQIHAQQYVQDNLAEQQDLKSEDEEDHDPYQLLQDSKQESRLPNSANYPWSPYAAHQGNPYEAMPKMLPFIGYAQPVLIPFPLYLAPDMFYPAFSGAPSNDLEDVVMSRAAGGRRPGANHPSPARNSPIYYVRLPPTPYMFLPNMPTSPFGGGFSPLLTYQPMPSFSAYGSVFNLPVNFLANGKPTGVYQVNGSPGEGLGALTPGLGGGGFGMRPPTPSNPYRPMATPSMGGYGGPQQSFGLASMPVPQQDSKLTSLKRPFVFNGRPEDIYILPNNLSPLYNEQSYY; translated from the coding sequence ATGATCCAATTACAGCATCCACCTGAGATGGCCAACCACATGTGGAGCATCATCGTGGTTCTGCTGGTGCTGGAGCAGCTGGTGGCCGAATCCGTGGCGGCCAATCTCGCCCAGCTCGTAAAGAAGCAGAGTCAGCAGAAGCAGGTCCAATCCTCGCAGGCGGGGCAGCAGCCAGGCCAACAACTGCCACAAGGACAGCAGATCCATGCCCAGCAGTATGTCCAGGATAACCTGGCCGAGCAGCAGGATCTCAAGTCTGAGGACGAGGAGGATCACGATCCCTACCAGCTGCTGCAGGATTCGAAACAGGAGTCCCGTCTGCCCAACTCTGCCAACTATCCCTGGAGTCCCTATGCCGCTCACCAGGGGAATCCCTACGAGGCCATGCCGAAGATGCTGCCCTTCATCGGCTATGCCCAGCCAGTGCTCATCCCCTTTCCCCTGTACCTGGCTCCGGATATGTTCTATCCCGCCTTCTCCGGGGCCCCGAGCAATGACCTCGAGGATGTGGTGATGTCCAGAGCCGCCGGCGGACGACGTCCTGGCGCCAATCACCCTTCACCTGCTCGCAATTCACCTATTTACTATGTGAGATTACCGCCCACACCCTATATGTTTTTGCCCAACATGCCGACTTCTCCATTTGGCGGAGGATTCTCACCGCTGCTCACATACCAGCCGATGCCCTCCTTCTCCGCCTACGGATCTGTTTTCAATCTGCCCGTTAACTTTTTGGCCAACGGAAAGCCCACTGGAGTGTACCAGGTGAACGGATCCCCGGGAGAGGGACTGGGAGCCCTGACACCTGGCCTGGGTGGCGGGGGATTTGGCATGCGGCCTCCCACGCCAAGTAATCCCTACAGACCCATGGCAACACCTTCGATGGGTGGTTACGGCGGCCCCCAGCAGAGCTTTGGCCTGGCTTCCATGCCAGTTCCTCAGCAGGACTCCAAGCTTACGTCTCTGAAGCGCCCCTTCGTGTTCAACGGTCGTCCCGAGGACATATACATCCTGCCCAACAACCTGAGTCCGCTCTACAACGAGCAGAGCTACTACTAA
- the LOC108020519 gene encoding uncharacterized protein isoform X2 → MSPLLPWASLLILANLVAARPYSYGPRADASPPTRLANRIVVQSPSLDNLYMDYVVTSKPLNLRKYNKNGTDENQSHPPGGGEDDEEPNGSSFDDDIQAQSGPSGSQ, encoded by the exons ATGTCGCCGCTGCTTCCATGGGCATCTCTACTCATTTTGGCCAATTTGGTGGCAGCTCGACCCTATTCCTATGGCCCAAGGGCAGATGCGTCGCCACCCACGAGACTAGCCAACCGAATTGTGGTGCAATCGCCGTCGCTGGACAACTTGTACATGGACTACGTGGTCACGTCCAAGCCCCTGAATCTGCGCAAGTACAACAAGAACGGCA CCGATGAAAATCAATCCCATCCTCCAGGAGGCGGAGAAGACGACGAAGAGCCCAACGGTTCGTCCTTCGACGACGACATCCAGGCCCAATCTGGACCATCGGGGTCCCAGTAA
- the LOC108020519 gene encoding uncharacterized protein isoform X1, with the protein MSPLLPWASLLILANLVAARPYSYGPRADASPPTRLANRIVVQSPSLDNLYMDYVVTSKPLNLRKYNKNGSKTKKTKKDSKIYYIPVPPLPFRHIPGIGLDYQPMKINPILQEAEKTTKSPTVRPSTTTSRPNLDHRGPSKVLRVQHQKDYYFNGRPHRLQVAHADKKSALTALNLKSNFYYNKNIIY; encoded by the coding sequence ATGTCGCCGCTGCTTCCATGGGCATCTCTACTCATTTTGGCCAATTTGGTGGCAGCTCGACCCTATTCCTATGGCCCAAGGGCAGATGCGTCGCCACCCACGAGACTAGCCAACCGAATTGTGGTGCAATCGCCGTCGCTGGACAACTTGTACATGGACTACGTGGTCACGTCCAAGCCCCTGAATCTGCGCAAGTACAACAAGAACGGCAGTAAGAcgaaaaaaacgaaaaaggATTCGAAAATATATTACATACCCGTACCCCCACTGCCCTTCCGCCATATACCTGGCATCGGTCTGGACTATCAGCCGATGAAAATCAATCCCATCCTCCAGGAGGCGGAGAAGACGACGAAGAGCCCAACGGTTCGTCCTTCGACGACGACATCCAGGCCCAATCTGGACCATCGGGGTCCCAGTAAAGTGCTCCGAGTGCAGCACCAGAAGGATTACTACTTCAACGGACGCCCACATCGACTGCAGGTTGCCCATGCCGATAAAAAGTCCGCACTGACGGCCCTCAACCTAAAGTCCAACTTTTACTAtaacaaaaacattatttattag
- the LOC108020518 gene encoding IQ motif and ubiquitin-like domain-containing protein, with amino-acid sequence MSVEERGPEYVCNVQLHVEPSERPRLPPGCPPPLDSRSTESEPQHSEECCVELENVTVKFRLSESDILAQVYPNCMTLGEVKQDVARKFEVEPGWLVLQQDGRILCDSVPLNSTALDEFGIHEFQLQLYKEGTEDLTSKLDLDVYYDKHRLADFITVHISGEDTQDGQSKTVVVEIENAAIVKPFLCGYRDKNTGKEYLDAFTQTGPYFDKMKYRKYKSRDTQTWEHKEKILNTAHEQSVQCHLDGINILYVSAANDFTIVPGKYQTFAQRERAERKLEKILLIQRNWRRWILWKYIHMRAKEYRRLVQNREQEDERYEKCVEQRVERHRVVKQFPRNKDDFDLLYAEVGRWKKAELKRITANYEGPARIAEVNILLDKEIQLLNGVERQRNLVFKAMEDFRNDQLLKEMGKPIEWIGYKDTKIHMDLLSTQRVRFLTEIYKDLRKPRSKEERLEFIRQVMVVLTEETCFPNFPELFDLFEREKNLLLYAKSFDVEILRKRQTHLFFELIKFQKGEPKQRTPSRMCIVCKKVKTYAEFAIRTRQSHVDTCKHCYYLKLTATENTVYQSILRCIHRDERKRKCTTSFAFVIQPDDVRHIIDKIWHGHSALSKTENLSELRLPRWNKSDDWAPWNCICLTERETRDHYKIDDIEKVYDPKFILHIGNLHMLARSLFHTLAAVATEFQETGQWWKVGMNKQRSSKLDYV; translated from the exons ATGAGCGTGGAGGAGCGTGGACCGGAGTATGTGTGCAATGTGCAGCTGCATGTGGAGCCCAGCGAACGGCCGAGGTTGCCACCGGGGTGTCCACCGCCTTTGGATTCCCGGAGTACCGAATCGGAACCGCAACACTCTGAAGAATGCTGTGTAGAGCTGGAGAACGTGACGGTTAAGTTCCGGCTATCAGAATCCGACATCCTGGCTCAAGTTTATCCTAACTGCATGACCCTGGGCGAGGTGAAACAGGACGTTGCTCGAAAATTCGAGGTGGAACCGGGATGGCTGGTCCTCCAGCAGGATGGTCGGATCCTCTGCGACTCTGTGCCCCTAAACTCCACTGCCCTGGACGAGTTCGGCATCCACGAGTTCCAGCTGCAGCTTTATAAAGAGGGTACTGAGGATCTGACCTCCAAGCTGGATCTGGATGTCTACTACGA CAAACACCGTCTGGCGGACTTCATTACTGTCCACATCTCGGGTGAAGACACACAGGATGGCCAGTCTAAAACTGTGGTGGTGGAGATTGAAAATGCGGCCATAGTCAAGCCCTTCCTTTGCGGCTATCGGGACAAGAACACTGGCAAGGAGTACCTGGATGCCTTCACCCAAACTGGACCGTACTTCGATAAGATGAAGTACAGGAAGTACAAGTCGAGGGACACGCAAACCTGGGAACATAAGGAGAAGATTTTG AACACAGCTCATGAGCAGTCGGTGCAATGCCATCTGGATGGCATCAATATCCTGTATGTTTCCGCAGCCAATGACTTCACCATTGTTCCTGGCAAGTACCAGACTTTTGCCCAGAGAGAACGGGCTGAGCGTAAACTCGAGAAGATCTTGCTCATCCAGCGGAACTGGAGGCGCTGGATTTTGTGGAAGTATATTCACATGCGAGCCAAGGAATATCG TCGCTTGGTTCAGAATCGCGAGCAGGAGGATGAGCGATATGAGAAGTGCGTGGAGCAGCGCGTGGAGAGGCATCGAGTGGTTAAACAGTTCCCCCGCAACAAGGACGACTTTGACCTGCTCTATGCGGAGGTGGGTCGCTGGAAGAAGGCCGAGCTCAAGAGGATCACGGCCAACTATGAGGGCCCTGCTCGCATTGCAGAGGTGAACATTCTGCTGGACAAGGAGATCCAACTTCTAAACGGCGTGGAGCGGCAGCGTAATCTCGTCTTCAAGGCCATGGAGGACTTCCGCAATGATCAGCTGTTGAAAGAGATGGGCAAACCGATCGAGTGGATCGGTTACAAAGACACCAAGATCCATATGGATCTGTTGAGCACCCAGCGAGTGCGCTTCCTCACCGAGATTTACAAGGATCTACGAAAGCCGCGTAGCAAGGAGGAACGTTTAGAATTTATCCGTCAAGTCATGGTGGTGCTCACTGAGGAGACATGCTTTCCCAACTTTCCCGAGCTCTTTGATCTCTTCGAACGCGAAAAGAATCTGCTGCTCTATGCTAAATCCTTCGATGTAGAAATTTTGCGTAAACGCCAGACCCATCTTTTTTTTGAACTAATTAAGTTCCAAAAGGGCGAGCCCAAGCAAA GAACTCCATCGCGCATGTGCATAGTGTGCAAAAAGGTTAAGACCTATGCCGAGTTTGCCATTAGGACTCGCCAGAGCCATGTGGATACCTGCAAACACTGCTACTATCTTAAG CTTACGGCTACAGAGAACACGGTCTACCAGTCTATCCTGCGGTGCATCCATCGGGATGAGCGCAAACGCAAATGTACCACATCATTTGCCTTCGTAATACAGCCAGATGATGTGCGCCACATCATAGATAAAATATGGCATGGACACTCTGCTCTTAGCAAGACGGAGAATCTAAGTGAACTGAG ATTGCCGCGTTGGAACAAGAGTGATGACTGGGCTCCTTGGAACTGCATTTGTCTGACAGAAAGGGAGACGCGAGATCACTACAAGATCGATGACATCGAGAAGGTCTACGACCCCAAATTCATTTTGCACATCGGCAATCTTCACATGCTGGCACGCAGTCTGTTCCACACCCTGGCTGCCGTGGCCACTGAGTTCCAAGAGACGGGTCAGTGGTGGAAAGTGGGCATGAACAAGCAACGTTCCAGTAAACTAGATTATGTCTAA
- the LOC108020520 gene encoding FAST kinase domain-containing protein 4, with product MLGLQRFAGSFAAQLYRRAAYSSNVRAAGVPLNPTGAQSDAVEQEARTPAAEPQARKPRGQMVAAAFKSLKNDNPKDEGTNLASSKIDERIINAKTVNGLLGITENNNGFSRKHALKIVSILAEWSTMDRVKISEFENDTRFLRICRMLGRTVPKSNGVGNGKVIGESNGTSKRISGFRTDDLNTVLGVAGDDEAAKLIASISLPQMVKVMSTLALRKRRSTPLLRSLAFNISSASEALDLKQSADVLYAMSTLNFQDSVLGAKVCADVQTALPKNVEKSAVVGSIITSLGILRYRDLDILESLTQWLLKNSEICRPQDLSAYFLTSALLNFKSAQLEEVGNKLMKSIVREDFTKQSDWLSFVWSLTMLGLVEHSHLASVLSADFLETLQKDKAGVTATSKMRLLNLNSYAQLLATNYKGPLLAADSLVYQVPMAHPKGKQVLVNGMLDALKSLLPASNHFQSAVDSKMGFLIDALCHFDANKNPLPLDKENPNAIRVALMVIDFHDICHGTHRSGNGVTNLTFDLLEKSGYHVIPVPYNEFSTSDKLLKRVQYLESKFKAIASSK from the exons ATGTTGGGACTGCAACGATTTGCCGGCAGTTTTGCCGCCCAGTTGTACCGCCGTGCCGCCTACAGCAGCAATGTGCGGGCGGCGGGCGTTCCACTGAACCCCACTGGAGCACAATCCGATGCAGTGGAGCAGGAGGCACGCACGCCGGCTGCAGAGCCGCAGGCTAGAAAGCCCAGGG GCCAAATGGTAGCCGCCGCCTTCAAGTCCCTGAAAAACGACAATCCCAAGGATGAGGGCACGAACCTGGCCTCCAGCAAGATAGATGAGCGCATCATCAATGCCAAGACAGTCAATGGACTGCTGGGCATCACGGAGAACAACAACGGCTTCTCGAGGAAGCACGCCCTCAAAATAGTCTCGATCCTGGCCGAGTGGAGCACAATGGATCGGGTGAAGATCTCAGAGTTCGAGAACGACACCAGATTCCTGCGCATTTGCCGGATGTTGGGCAGGACGGTGCCGAAAAGTAATGGCGTTGGTAACGGCAAGGTTATAGGCGAGAGCAATGGCACCAGCAAGCGGATTTCCGGCTTCCGGACGGATGATCTAAACACGGTGCTGGGTGTAGCTGGTGACGATGAAGCGGCCAAGCTGATAGCCAGCATCAGTCTGCCCCAGATGGTCAAGGTGATGAGTACGCTGGCCCTGCGAAAGAGGCGTAGTACACCTCTCCTGCGCTCCCTGGCCTTCAACATTAGCAGCGCCTCGGAGGCACTGGATCTGAAACAGTCGGCTGATGTGCTGTACGCCATGTCCACGCTGAATTTCCAGGACTCTGTGCTGGGCGCTAAGGTGTGTGCGGATGTGCAAACGGCGCTGCCCAAGAATGTGGAAAAGTCCGCCGTAGTGGGATCCATCATCACCAGTCTGGGCATTTTGCGCTACCGTGATCTGG ATATTTTGGAATCGCTGACGCAGTGGCTCTTAAAAAACAGTGAAATCTGCAGACCTCAAGATCTCAGTGCCTACTTCCTCACCTCGGCCCTGCTCAACTTCAAGAGCGCCCAGCTGGAAGAAGTGGGCAACAAGCTGATGAAATCCATTGTCCGCGAGGATTTTACGAAGCAATCCGATTGGCTGAGCTTTGTGTGGTCACTCACAATGCTGGGTCTGGTAGAACACAGCCACTTGGCTTCCGTTTTAAG TGCGGACTTCCTAGAGACATTGCAAAAGGACAAGGCTGGGGTCACAGCAACTTCCAAAATGAGGCTACTGAACCTGAACAGCTATGCCCAGTTATTAGCCACAAATTACAAGGGTCCACTGCTGGCCGCCGACAGTCTTGTCTACCAGGTGCCCATGGCGCACCCTAAAGGAAAACAAGTGCTTGTTAACGGCATGCTGGATGCACTCAAAAGCCTGCTGCCGGCCAGCAATCATTTCCAGAGCGCGGTGGACAGTAAAATGGGCTTTCTGATAG ATGCTTTGTGCCACTTTGATGCTAACAAAAACCCCCTGCCTTTGGACAAGGAAAATCCCAACGCTATTAG GGTGGCGCTAATGGTCATCGATTTCCATGATATTTGCCACGGAACGCATCGTAGCGGCAATGGCGTCACGAATCTGACATTTGACCTGCTGGAAAAGAGTGGTTACCATGTTATTCCCGTGCCCTATAACGAGTTCAGCACCAGTGACAAACTACTGAAGCGCGTTCAGTATTTGGAGTCGAAGTTCAAGGCGATTGCAAGTAGCAAATAA